The DNA segment AAATTAGAATAAAATGAGCTTCTTTTTCATTCTATAATTTGTCGATTAAGAAATTTCTAAAGAGTTGAATAGGAATATAcaaacaaaatatgaaaaaagaggaagaaatggAACTAACCCCATGAGAAGCAGAGCCATTTGAGAAAATGTCGCTGATTTTGGATATGGAGTAGCTTCCATTGGATACAGCGGACCAATACAAAACTTTGTTATATTCATGTAATTTTGGTGTTGAATTTATAGGAAACGTTATTGAAGACGAAATTTTCATGGTAGATTCCATTTTATTTATGAAAACCTGGGAATTAAGAAACGGGCTTTGAAGTAAATTGAGAACATTAAAAGAGCCCAGAGCTTTGAAGAAATCGAAGAATTAATCGAAGGTTGAGAAGGCCAATCGTCGATTCTATTGTAATCTTCAGCAAAAGAAAGACAGAAGGAAGAAACAGAAGACGGAAAGGGGAAGCAAGAGGGTAAAACAGGGTCTAAAACTCAAGCAGCACCTAATCTGAGAGAGAGGAACGTAATAGAAATCGGTGGATTTTGGGGATCTGAGAGAGAGGAACGTAATAGAAATCGGTGGATTTTGGGGATTAGGGGTGTAATGTAATAGACGGGTATTAGCCAATACCCGTGGGATTAaatggggcccaccgattaggggtgtattggcatagccaatacacccaaccaaacatggtgtaatAGTCAAAATTTTTTCTAATATTGATCTTATAAACATTAggttttggtatcgatactttgagATTGCTATAAAAACGTTAGTAAAAgttcaaaccattttaaaattttgtttttaaatttttataacacTTAAAAGTAGTTTAAATCAAATTGATTATTGCAAATTTGATCAaggtattaaaaatataatttaattattaataaattgctCTATTAAAAATACTCTCTAAACATCAAAACTAATGGAAAGAgtgaaaaaaaagggtaaaataatAACTTAAACATCGGTTGTATTTAAAGAAGATTTTTTTGAagtttacaaatataaatataatataattatagtaaaattagataaatattttccaataactacaaaataaaatcaataaatataaagaaaaaaactaaaaataaaataatccaaactaaaaaaaaagaaaagaaagtaaaactCATAAAAATTGAACAGTATATAAAAAAATCGAAAGCTTATGCCTTTGGCTTGCTGCGAATACTTCGTTGACAAGAGAGAGggtttaaattaaaataagtgaGAGGAAATTGAGTCGTTATTTCATCCTTACTAATTTGTTAGTTTAACTATAATCAAATGGATTTAGGGGAACTGTGGGCGATCTTTGGTCCTGGCGTCGCGGGCGCTGTGTTCGGTACCGGCTGGTGGTTTTGGGTTGACGCCGTCGTTTGTAGCTCCGTCAATGTCTCTTTCGTCCACTATCTACCTGGTATAccatcatttctttttttttttccagatATTTTTTATCCATGTTTTGTGGctgattatttctttttatttttaggaatattTGCATCTTTAGCGGCTGTGATGTTCAATTGTGTTAAAAAAGACGACATTGATTACTCTCCTTATGACGATGGCGAATGGAGGttagctaatttttctcaatttctttcaaTTAGTTGCtgttttttttgttgattttatttttctgatcGAATTTGTGTTTGATCTGCTTTTTATAGTTTGGTTATGCTTCTTGCTAcatttaattttgctaaaatcgtAGTCATTTTGCCGTTGTTTGGAAATTTAAGTAATTACTTAGGTCTTACTATTCCTAACTGATGTTAATTTGAGTTTGATCTTTTcaggttaaattgaaatttttatactTGTTAGCAGATTGAACAAATTTTTGTTATTGAAAATCCTAAAACTGAAATATACTAAGTTACAAGTTTTCGTTGTAATTTGAAGAGTTGgaagttttattttactttatcaGGATCAAAATACAAGAAAACTGATGGGATGAAGATAATGTGAGAGGTGTTCTCTGCAGTTTATGATCCATTTGCTTAACAAGGATGATCTAAAATTTAAATAGTCTTTTTGTTCTCATGAAACATGTCTTGATATATTTTGTGCTTTATGTTTTCATTTCAGTCTTACGATGGGCTTTGGGAAAACCATTCTTCTTTCCTTTTAGTTCTATCAACCATAGAAACTACCTAGTTACCTGAACTAGTTTATTCAGTACAAGTCACTACTGAATTTTCTTGACACAGTAAATGCCCTTAAGCTTTTTGAAGTCTCCTTTCTTTTCATTCCGGTTCCATTGTTGTGAGCAAAGTTGTGATATGATTTGTTAAAAGAAAGCTTGACAATCATTTTGCTTAACCATTTAAAATGGTTGGCTGTAAAATGTAACCATATTCTGTTCCTTGTATTGTTGCTATCCTCCAAAAGTAGGATGGTATATGGACCTATGTTACTTctactctttattttttttccaaggaTCTGGGTTTAACGCCCATGTCCAATGCATATCTGGATATGATTATGGGGTGACCTTCCTAGGATCTTCTGAACACTtagaaaaactcaaaaagaatttatCACATCTATGTAGGACACATGCCCGTATTCAACACTTGTACCCGAGTCCGAATATCATTGATATGGGATATTCATATGCATTGAACATGATTTGCTAAGTTCACCCTTGTGTTTGGTGGAATTTAATTACCTTGATCTGCCTTTGCTACCTGTGTGCGACAGTTTCATAATATGTGACTGGAATTGGACATTCAGCACAAGGATTTGGCTTTGTTTGAATTAAAGCTGCAGGGAATTACTAATTGTATTTAAGCTTTTGATTTCCATGGTTGACTTCTACATGCTTGGTTTGAGATAATTGTGTCAATTGCTGATATTGAGATTGCTTATGTGGCAAATTTCTAATTGCTTGAGATGGAATGAGATAATCAGTATCTGTTGTTGTGTGTTATAACGCTGGACTCTTTTTATGGGAGTTACACTACTCCTGTGATTGCTTATTCTGGTTGATGGATACTAATCCTTCATTGCAACAGGTTGAAGCTCTGGCTTTTCGTTGCTTATGTGGTATCCTTTGTTTCATTGGCTGCTTCAGTAGGCTTATTGATACAAGATTCTCTGGTGAAATCTGGTCCTTCAGTGTGGACCGGTACTGCAGGTGTCTTACAGTGCGTGTTTGTCTTAATAAGGTAAATCTTTTTCCAGATCTTGAATTGCAATAATCATCCATGTCATGTTAGGCTACTTTGTATAATTTTTCCAACTTGACGAGGAATGTGCCCCATATGAGAATGATACAAACAAATAACGATGCATACATATACTGCCAACGTCATCTTAACACATTCTTTATGTGTTAAATGTTGTGCCATCAACTCAGTAACTTCGTTAATTCAAATTTTCCACCGCAGTGGGTTGATATATTGGACTTCTCATTCTGAATAATATAAATCCCTCAAATCTGGCGCCTAGACTTGGGAACCTGGAAGTTGGAACCACGAGTAAGGCAACACCCCGTGCATGTATCAACTCAACTGGTACTTAAATTGGAAAGAAAGCTATTCACGTTTGTAAATCTTGTATTGTATTGTGTTGTGGTACTGCTCttttgaaatttgtgatggcgaTTTAGTCTAATTTCAGTTACCTGCCCAGTGCCCATTGACAGcacctattttcttatgttttcttttttcagTAATTATATGTAGGGCCTAATCATCTATGTCCATTGCCCCTTGGTAGGAAACCTAGAACTCTTTCCCAGCTTTAACCTGTAAATCCTTAAAACACAAGCACCAAATGAAACATAGAACCCAATCCAATAATCTTTACTGCCAACAACACATTACACAAGTCTTCCAACACACCAATGGTACTGGAATACATAATACCCAAGGTACACTCCCTTTTCCCCTTCTTTATAATACCAAATAACACATAATAACTGTTAGTAAACTGCTAGAGATATTCAATACtaataaataattaacatatGACACGTTTGGTTACTAGAAAAACTTATGTAGTACatatgaaataaagaataattagtaTAAATTTTAACTTGAAATTAGGAGTAAAACTCTTGTAAAAAATAAGTTCTTTGGTTAAAAATTACTAATTGCAATTAATTTTTTGCTAATTTATGTGTTAAAACATGTGAAAAAAAAATACTCCTACCAAACATACTAGACCTTTTTTCTACCCCTGCTTCTACGGGTATAGACTCTAGTACTGCAGGTATAACACATTAACACCCCTCTCGTTCAACAATACCAATTTTCTTGTGTTCATCAcgtcaatctcttttctcttaaTAATGGTTTAAGTTTTATCAACAGTTAATTATTGGAGTtccaatttcttttaaattacaaATTGAGTATTAGCTCAGTTGTTCAGTTGCCATCGTTGTTATTGCAGATTCCTTTAAACTATTTTCATCTGTCTTATCAAACAATGCTTACTAGACTTGTCAGTTGGACAAGTCGAGTTGATTTCGGGTCGTGTCTATttgagttctaaaattttgggttattttaggTTGGGTTAGTTTTGACGTCGGGTCACTTTGGATTGCATAGCGAATATGTTAATTGGAGATTTGTACATGAAGTGCCATCTTGCAAAATCACCATAGTGTGTTTGAGCTTTACCGAAGAATGATATTCAACAATATGGAATAAGGGTAGACTCTAATTAGAGTCTTGAAATATAGAAAGATATATTAAAAATTCAGTGGAAGGTGATAATATAGAAggatatattaaaaattaataagaaaagCATAATTCAAATATGTTAATACAAAGTTTCCAAATCACTAACGACCAACAGCATCTAGGTTTAGGCACATTAATATTTAATGGATTGGTTGTTAGTTTTTTAATACTAattttggattttgagtttttaaatttattttgataaaatcaatttttttatggaattcgaatattatttaataaagttttaaatttttatataaatatttttgaaataaattaaattttcaagtaaataagaAAGTAACTAATAACTCTGGAattgtgtttttaaaaaatatctttatataaaaaaatttaaattattttcactattttaaatataaatatttattattaaatcacAAAACATtagaattaattataaattaaataaatattaaattcggTTCAATTAAAATAACCTCTTCCaaacaatttcaatttttttctcaacctcacttatatttgtgaaataattACTAAAGGGGAAAGCCAGTTAATTTCCACTTGTTCTTATTTGGGAAGCCAGTTCAGCTTCTCATAATGGAGGATAAGATAAATGATCTATACATAGAAAATGACAGCATAGTAGTTTGCGGTGAATCTTAAGGTAGGTAATGCAGCATGTTTTCCTAAGCAAATCTAGTGACATTATTAAGTGCCCAAAATATATAAATCAACACTGCAATGACCACCACTAAATTAGAATTTCTGTTTTAGATCTGTAAAAGAAGAAATTGGGAAAATGGGTCCAAAAGTGGCTGAATTTTTTGTATGAGCATTGGTTTCTTTTAACTCCATTGCTATCTGTAACTGGTAAAAATCATACTCTCAAAacaagaataaaattaaaatattttcttttggtttatCATTATTGATGTTAATTGATATGTTAATGTTGCAGATGGTCGAGATATTGGTGTTTGTTATGGTCTAAATGGAACTAATCTTCCATCTCCAAATGACGTAATTAATCTTTACAAAACATGTCAAATTGATAATATCAAGATATATGAGCCTTTCCCTCAAGTGCTTGAAGCATTAAGGGAATCAGGAATATCTGTGGCGATTGGCCCGAGAAACGAGGACATAGACAGCTTGGCGGTGAGCCAAGATGCAGCCAATGCATGGGTTAACACTAACATCATCTACAAGAACGATGTTTTATTCAAATGGATCACCATAAAAGAATTGTTCATGGAAACTTCGTTCATGGATTATCATTTCCATCAAATCCAACAATTTTCTTCCTTCAGATTGTATcaggttaaaatttaatattaacacATTTTAAACTTTGATTCAATTAGAAATATGAGTTCAATTTTATCAAActtgttcatatttttaaataattaacctAAGTTTATTTTACGTCCAcccataatataatttttttaaaaaaatacatttatatttatatttatattaatattaatttaatatttaatatgtttatatattttttatttactaaatttttatatatacggaacttaaaccatttttaaa comes from the Gossypium hirsutum isolate 1008001.06 chromosome A06, Gossypium_hirsutum_v2.1, whole genome shotgun sequence genome and includes:
- the LOC107962482 gene encoding transmembrane protein 50A isoform X2; translated protein: MDLGELWAIFGPGVAGAVFGTGWWFWVDAVVCSSVNVSFVHYLPAAVMFNCVKKDDIDYSPYDDGEWRLKLWLFVAYVVSFVSLAASVGLLIQDSLVKSGPSVWTGTAGVLQCVFVLISGLIYWTSHSE
- the LOC107962482 gene encoding transmembrane protein 50 homolog isoform X1 is translated as MDLGELWAIFGPGVAGAVFGTGWWFWVDAVVCSSVNVSFVHYLPGIFASLAAVMFNCVKKDDIDYSPYDDGEWRLKLWLFVAYVVSFVSLAASVGLLIQDSLVKSGPSVWTGTAGVLQCVFVLISGLIYWTSHSE
- the LOC107963232 gene encoding probable glucan endo-1,3-beta-glucosidase BG1, which codes for MEDKINDLYIENDSIVVCDGRDIGVCYGLNGTNLPSPNDVINLYKTCQIDNIKIYEPFPQVLEALRESGISVAIGPRNEDIDSLAVSQDAANAWVNTNIIYKNDVLFKWITIKELFMETSFMDYHFHQIQQFSSFRLYQVKI